Within Desulfolithobacter dissulfuricans, the genomic segment TCACCCTGCAGTTGAAAAAGGATGAAGTGGAGTTCATCCGCAAAAACGCCGTGGCCCAGTCCCTGGAGATCATCCGCAACCGGATCGACCAGTTCGGTGTCGCCGAGCCGGTGATCATCCGCCAGGGGGAAAACGAAATCGTGGTCCAGCTGCCCGGCGTAAAAGATCCCAAGCGGGCCATGGGCCTCATCGGCCAGACGGCCCAGCTTGAATTCAAACTGGTGGCCGATGACGCCGGGGTCGACCTCCCCCGCCTCATCGATGAGGTGAAACAGGCCGGACTGTGGAAAGAGGGGGAAAGCCGCAAAAAACTTAACCTGGCCCTCCAGGGCCGGATTCCTCCGGATACCGAGGTCTATTTTCAGCGAATCGTTGACCCGCAGACCGGTCGGGAAAGGAAGGTTCCGATTCTCCTGAAAAGCCAGGTCCTGATGACCGGTGAAATGGTCAAGAACGCCCAGGTCCGCATCGGCGGTTCGTTCAACGAACCCTATGTCAGCCTGGATCTCACCGGCCGCGGGGGTAAAATCTTTGCCAACATCACGGAAAAAAATGTCGGTAAACGGTTGGCCATTGTCCTGGACGGCGTGGTCCGTTCAGCGCCGGTTATCCGGGAAAAGATCCTCGGCGGCAGCGCCCAGATCTCAGGCGACTTCACCCATGAGGAGGCCACCGACCTGGCCATTGTTCTCAGGGTCGGTGCCCTGCCGGCCCCGGTAGAAATCATCCAGAACCTCACCGTCGGCGCCAGCCTCGGCCATGACTCCATCAACAAGGGACTGATGTCGGGCCTGTTTGGCGCCCTCATGGTCCTGACATTCATGGTGATCTATTACCGGCTCTCCGGCGTGATCGCCGACTTCGCCCTGACCCTCAACATCCTCTTTCTCTTTGTCGGCCTGGCCATGCTCGGGGCCACTCTGACCCTGCCGGGTATTGCAGGTATCATTCTGTCCATCGGCATGGCGGTCGATGCCAACGTCCTTATTTTCGAACGGATGCGCGAGGAATGGGAACTGGGCAAATCGGTAAAGTCGGGCATCGACGGTGGCTTCAACAAGGCTTTCTGGAGTATTGTCGACTCCCAGGTCACCACCCTGATCACCGCTCTGGCCCTATTTTTGTTTGGCACCGGCCCCATCAAGGGCTTCGCCGTCACCCTGTCGCTGGGTATCATCTTCAACCTCTTCGCGGTCCTTTTCTGTACCCGGTTGATCTACGATGTGCTCTATGCCACCCGCAGGCTGAAGAAGCTGAGCTTCATGCGTTTTATCAAGAAGCCTGATTTCGACTTCATGCGGGTCAAGAAAATCGCCTTTGTGCTCTCGGCGATTCTGGTCATCATGGGCCTCTTTTCCTTTGTCGAGATCCTCCGCGGCCAGGCCAACCTCGGGGTAGACTTTGCCGGTGGCTCCCTGCTCCAGTACAAGGCGGAAAAACCGTTTCAGCTTGACGAAGTCCGCGCCGCGTTCAAGAAACACGGTTTCACCAATATCGACCTGCAGCAGGTCACCGGCGAGAACCGGCTCATCATCAAGATCAAGAAATCCGAGGACACGGTGGGCCATCTCGGTGACCAGATCACCCAGATTCTGACCACCGAGGAAGGGGACAAGACCTTTGTTCTCGAGAGCCAGTCCGAAATTGGTTCCTCCATCTCAACGGTGCTCCGCAACAAGGCCATCGAGGCCATTGCCATATCGCTTGTCGGCGTGCTCCTCTACCTGGCCATCCGCTTCGACTTCAGCTTCGGCCTGGCAGCGGCGGCAGCCACTTTCCACGATGTCCTGGTGGTGCTCGGCATCTGCTGGCTGATGGACAAGGAGATAACGCTGCTGCTGGTCACCGCGCTCCTGACCCTGGCCGGATACTCCTTGAACGACTCGGTGGTTGTCTTTGACCGGATCCGGGAGAACATGGCCAAACTCCAGGGCACGGATTTCGGAACCATCATCAACCGCAGCATCAACGAGGTCCTTGGCCGGACCATCGTCACCTCCCTGACCACGGTCCTGGTTCTGGCCTCGCTCTTTTTCTTCGGCGGCTCGGCGATCCATGACTTCGCCTTTGCCCTGCTCACCGGTGTCATCGTCGGAACCTATTCCTCGATTTTCATCGCCAGCCCGCTGCTGACCATAAAATCACGCGAACACTGAGCCGTGGCAGATACCAGTCCCTTTCAATCCATTGCGCAGGCAGAGCGTTTCCGCTTTGCCTGCCATCCCGGGGTTCCCTGTTTCACCGAATGCTGTCGGCAGCTCGACCTGGCCCTGACCCCCTATGACGTGCTGCGGCTGAAAAACAACCGCAACCTGCATTCGGGCCGCTTTCTCGAACAGTTTGTCCTCATCGAGTGGGAAGAGGGCATGGTCTTTCCCCTGTGCTACCTGACCATGGTGGATGATGGGCGGGCCAGCTGTGTCTTTGTCACCAGAGAGGGCTGCTCGGTCTATCCCGACCGGCCCGGGGCCTGCCGGGCCTATCCGGTGGGACGCGGGGTCTCCCGCGGACAGGACGGCACCATCCGGGAGCAGTTTGTCCTGGTGCGCGAAGGCCATTGCCAGGGCTTTGCCGAAGACACGGAGCAGACCCCGTCGGAGTATTTCAAAGACCAGGGCCTCGAGCTCTACAACCTCTATAACGACGAGGTGGCCGGCCTGCTGCAGCACGAGCAGGTCCAGCTGGGATTCCGGCCGGACAGGGCCCAGCTCGATCTCTTTATCCTTGCCCTCTACAATCTGGACATGTTCCGCCAGGAACTGGCCGACGGACGGATCGCCATGAAAAGGCCCCTGTCTCCTGGTGAACTCCAGGGCCTGGCCGGTGACGACGAACAGTTGCTGCTTTTAGGTATCCGCTGGCTCAAACAGGAATTTTTCGGCGAATAGATGAGCTCGATCCTTGATGCCGACCGGCTGAAAATCCTTCGGGAAATAAGTGCCGGCTACTGCATGGAAGAAGGCGGCCCCCACGGCCCGGACCACAGCGAACGGGTCTATCGCATGGCCATGAACCTTGGGCGGGAACTCTCGGCCCGGCTGGATATTCTCGGGGCCGCTGCCCTGCTGCATGACATCGGCCGGCGCAGGGAATCAGAGAGCCGGGGAATCATCTGTCATGCGGAAATCGGCGCCGACATGGCGGTCCCGGTCCTCCAGGGACTGGATTTTCCCGAGGCCGATATCAAAGAAATCGTTCACTGCATCCGAGCCCATCGCTACCGGGGCCGCGAAAAACCCGCTTCGCTGGAAGCCGCCATTCTTTTTGACGCCGACAAGCTCGATTCCATCGGTGCCATCGGCATCGGTCGCGCCTTTCTCTTTGCCGGCCAGATTGGCGCCAGACTGCACAATCCCGAGCTGGCTCCTGAAGAAACAGAGTCCTATACCACCGAAGACACGGCCTACCGGGAGTTCCAGGTCAAAATGTCCCGGGTGCGCGACCAGATGCTTACTGAGCCGGGCCGCCGTCTTGCCCGCCGCCGGCACGAATTCATGGAGATATTCTTCGATGAACTGAACCGGGAAATCTATGGCAATGAAACCGATCCCGGCAAATAATCCATCTCGTTGCATCACGGCCCTCCGC encodes:
- a CDS encoding YkgJ family cysteine cluster protein; amino-acid sequence: MADTSPFQSIAQAERFRFACHPGVPCFTECCRQLDLALTPYDVLRLKNNRNLHSGRFLEQFVLIEWEEGMVFPLCYLTMVDDGRASCVFVTREGCSVYPDRPGACRAYPVGRGVSRGQDGTIREQFVLVREGHCQGFAEDTEQTPSEYFKDQGLELYNLYNDEVAGLLQHEQVQLGFRPDRAQLDLFILALYNLDMFRQELADGRIAMKRPLSPGELQGLAGDDEQLLLLGIRWLKQEFFGE
- the secD gene encoding protein translocase subunit SecD, with product MNTTLKLKIGLLVSLILFSIIVLVPSFYPSTPDWWKKYLAPTGLKLGLDLQGGMHLVLRVDLEKALENSLDLAASDLKEGLAEKGITAVRMDSGDPHKVVFTLPNTGAVDTVRKIIEEDFPNLDVQVAAEEGSFPRITLQLKKDEVEFIRKNAVAQSLEIIRNRIDQFGVAEPVIIRQGENEIVVQLPGVKDPKRAMGLIGQTAQLEFKLVADDAGVDLPRLIDEVKQAGLWKEGESRKKLNLALQGRIPPDTEVYFQRIVDPQTGRERKVPILLKSQVLMTGEMVKNAQVRIGGSFNEPYVSLDLTGRGGKIFANITEKNVGKRLAIVLDGVVRSAPVIREKILGGSAQISGDFTHEEATDLAIVLRVGALPAPVEIIQNLTVGASLGHDSINKGLMSGLFGALMVLTFMVIYYRLSGVIADFALTLNILFLFVGLAMLGATLTLPGIAGIILSIGMAVDANVLIFERMREEWELGKSVKSGIDGGFNKAFWSIVDSQVTTLITALALFLFGTGPIKGFAVTLSLGIIFNLFAVLFCTRLIYDVLYATRRLKKLSFMRFIKKPDFDFMRVKKIAFVLSAILVIMGLFSFVEILRGQANLGVDFAGGSLLQYKAEKPFQLDEVRAAFKKHGFTNIDLQQVTGENRLIIKIKKSEDTVGHLGDQITQILTTEEGDKTFVLESQSEIGSSISTVLRNKAIEAIAISLVGVLLYLAIRFDFSFGLAAAAATFHDVLVVLGICWLMDKEITLLLVTALLTLAGYSLNDSVVVFDRIRENMAKLQGTDFGTIINRSINEVLGRTIVTSLTTVLVLASLFFFGGSAIHDFAFALLTGVIVGTYSSIFIASPLLTIKSREH
- a CDS encoding HD domain-containing protein gives rise to the protein MSSILDADRLKILREISAGYCMEEGGPHGPDHSERVYRMAMNLGRELSARLDILGAAALLHDIGRRRESESRGIICHAEIGADMAVPVLQGLDFPEADIKEIVHCIRAHRYRGREKPASLEAAILFDADKLDSIGAIGIGRAFLFAGQIGARLHNPELAPEETESYTTEDTAYREFQVKMSRVRDQMLTEPGRRLARRRHEFMEIFFDELNREIYGNETDPGK